A part of Kitasatospora kifunensis genomic DNA contains:
- a CDS encoding 2OG-Fe(II) oxygenase produces the protein MTRQDTVAPHNTVAPHDTATGHDTVTGHDTVTGPSEATDQRSPVCTDAIWRLPVTVCRITQFLGEQTAGALLERAIASTGDTLKPSRIRDHELAPDVRRSRSCQDFAAPELLAAIDEVLEAVEHTLGVSCQYTEPNYSLNVHNDGDFYRPHQDTSAEFAPRRLLTFVYYLHRTPRPFGGGELRVFDAALPLHTETTGKWEERTWRDWEPEHDSIVFFRPTAWHEVRPVSCPSKQHADSRFAINGWLCSPDPANRAD, from the coding sequence ATGACAAGGCAGGACACCGTGGCACCACACAACACCGTGGCACCACACGACACCGCGACGGGACACGACACCGTGACGGGACACGACACCGTGACGGGACCGTCCGAGGCGACGGATCAGCGCTCGCCGGTGTGTACGGACGCGATCTGGCGGCTTCCGGTGACGGTCTGCCGCATCACCCAGTTCCTGGGCGAGCAGACGGCCGGCGCCCTGCTGGAGCGCGCCATCGCCTCCACGGGCGACACGTTGAAGCCCTCCAGGATTCGAGACCATGAGCTGGCCCCGGACGTTCGCCGGTCCCGCTCGTGCCAGGACTTCGCCGCGCCTGAGCTGCTGGCAGCCATCGACGAGGTACTGGAAGCGGTCGAGCACACGCTGGGAGTCTCCTGCCAGTACACCGAACCCAACTACAGCCTCAACGTGCACAACGACGGCGACTTCTACCGGCCGCACCAGGACACCAGCGCCGAGTTCGCCCCTCGGCGGCTGCTCACCTTCGTGTACTACCTGCATCGCACGCCCCGGCCCTTCGGCGGGGGCGAGCTGCGCGTGTTCGACGCCGCTCTGCCGCTGCACACCGAGACGACCGGAAAGTGGGAGGAGCGCACCTGGCGGGACTGGGAGCCCGAGCACGACAGCATCGTCTTCTTCCGACCCACCGCCTGGCATGAGGTCCGGCCGGTCAGCTGCCCGAGCAAGCAGCACGCCGACAGCCGCTTCGCCATCAACGGCTGGCTGTGCAGCCCTGACCCCGCGAACCGTGCGGACTGA